The DNA sequence TGGCATTTGCTCTGACGATCAAAAACTATTGCTAATACATAAGAATGGTGGACCGTATTCTGGTAGATTTGATCTACCAGGAGGCAGCTTAGAACCAAACGAATCGGTTGCTGAAGCATTATTAAGAGAATTCCGCGAAGAAACTGGTCTAGTTGTAAAGATTCATTCTAATGCTGGATTTAGAGATTTTGTAGTTCCATGGATAAGGTCTGGTTACGAGCATACGCATTGCCATCACATTGCACTATTTTATAAGGTTAGCTACGTAGATGGGGATGTAACACGCTCACCTAATATTG is a window from the Xylanibacillus composti genome containing:
- a CDS encoding NUDIX hydrolase, producing MKEIWHRHHGVYGICSDDQKLLLIHKNGGPYSGRFDLPGGSLEPNESVAEALLREFREETGLVVKIHSNAGFRDFVVPWIRSGYEHTHCHHIALFYKVSYVDGDVTRSPNIDDSLGAEWVDIGLLNQDNSSPLVLEALNWMNTNIISSEVTIYKSWEIKN